The window TAGTTTATTTAAGTTAATAAATCAGTCCTTACACAAATATAAGATATCATCAGTTTATGTGTGTTGTTAAGAATATAATTAGAGTCAACAATATATCTGCTTTTGTATTTGTCCTTTAAGGGAGCACGTAACTTGAATCCCTCACCCTACTATGCTAAGTATATGGGCCATAAGCTCCATATTGACCAAAATGAGAAACTGGTCATCTTTGGTGTGACACATGCGTTGGCCATTGATGGATTCCGCAGCATGATTGTGGCACATTCCATTATGCCAGTAAAGAACAACGTCATAATATATGACAAAGTTTTCAGGTAGGCCTTTGTTTTGCTGGCTTAGTATTAGTcctggggcctgttgcacaaaactaggataagggattaagccaggatatcttggtgatcctggctcaattgatccgtaatccggttgcactaaagatggatagggggcaggaggatatgttatggtataaattaccatggagatttattctgtggagctagcctgctccagaccaggctaaattccaggatctatttaatctcatccctaatgtcagtcagcagtcaccacaaatggaaaccaatagttatttcactgctcactatacattgttatcacatataactagacccactgtcattatttaaacgtttgtgatcattaatttcaatgattttggataaaaaatgatttttagatgatgttgctatcattagataatttacagtttcccatagactataaggctatatataaaatgatagaatattagggccacagaggggaaaaaaacacaagtcataatattgtaaccagttgttttaaaggaggacagttgttaaaatgacagatgtggggcatttcgtgaaattgtacttcagtatggtttcataaacaaagacatgctgatgtgccagaatattaagtatcacattgtcataagtatcaaaactgtaaaaacaatatgtagcttttctgcagaaagaaccagcctcataaatttatgactttatcctttttcttcagtgtggccctagtactctgtcatataaacaaatacacattccatatgaatataaaaacacaatgtgtaacattatgttcctttattgaataaggacaaaacaaagcaggtaaaccatcagctcctttcgaaactgaagtcacagtgactctacaagatggaaagcacagaatccaagcatattatacaaaatgatacatacacattcaaaggtctgtatataacacaccctgcatgtctgcacactaaaataaatgcaggacaaatccatacacatcaactgaacagacaaatgaatggatgcagtagcctccctgcagccttgtattacacacagtataccgcacaaacatcataagaggccaaattcgtaaaaaaacgaacccaaaaaaacccaaattcctctgccaccgcaggacatatttaaccaaaattgaaagcacacatactaactaaaataattcaacacatattggtccctcagcagccgaccactgtcgtcatcagggaagattgccggattgtcccagtccatggctggtggcactctgggggccctctccttcctcaggcaggccacattgtggaggacagcacaagccacagtaatatcacatgccctaacagggctgacccttaatttgtgaaggcagtgaaagcgtgccttcaggaggccaaaggtcatttcaactctggccctggtcctggcatgggcatggttgtaggcctgctgtgcttcctgggggtctgtgaaaggtgtcaggagaaaaggctggcagccataccccctgtctcccagcaacacaccagagaattcacctgtcaacacaaaatctcatcattactacctcataaacacagtgatattcttgacacagccatgatggttataaataggggttgtgtggcttaccttgtgataggcactgatagatttcagaggcccgaaagattctggagtcatggactgagccaggccattttgccacaacattgctgatcacacagtcagcattgcagaccatctgaaatcataagatgaggaatattacaccaatcaatgcacatcactggcaatgcagagtgttcgtcaatggacaatatcaaaaagttatgttcacctgaacattaatgctgtgaaaggatttcctattcacaaaatcggcctcatgggcacctgagggggcttttatccttatgtgtgtgcagtccactgcaccaatgacattggggaaacctgtcacacaaagtaatgagtatcctactatgtgttaacagttgtcctgtaatttgtagatcctcttacctgcaatcctatagaactcctctttgatgtcacagagtcttctgtggccagggaaggagatgaagacatctgctaatgctttgatagccagacacacactccttattgtgcggcaaattgtggccttgttcagctgttctgcatcccccactgagtacaggaaggctccactagcaaaaaagcgcaaggccacacaaaccatttgctccacactcagtgcatggctccgtgcagtgcggtgcttaatcctgggacccagtagtctgcatagatacctgatgccatctgcagaaaacctgtatctttcatatagatggtcatcagggaaggccagtgggtccaaccggtccctgaagaccctttctcgcct of the Osmerus mordax isolate fOsmMor3 chromosome 17, fOsmMor3.pri, whole genome shotgun sequence genome contains:
- the LOC136959844 gene encoding putative nuclease HARBI1 isoform X2 — encoded protein: MATRAAYFSPSEAQILMEAYEEVKDIIKKKGNTATVIKQREKAWQSIADRLNALNMNGPKRTWQQVKIKYKNILQNAVKKNTHRQGTGGGSPKADLTPAEDMALELNKGRPVLEGIPGGKETSIGSSQDATRFIQVSGSTVFLLEPPAQAPDDADPGEGPSAAATAHDGDDDEEETISLDSRRHEDPDAIQWENQPGNISSQAIRKLYGNHLRRQIELADIDIQYKKKKMENLALESEIKKRTIRKLDLEIKKLERELQEDDTADDHLYERYRFSADGIRYLCRLLGPRIKHRTARSHALSVEQMVCVALRFFASGAFLYSVGDAEQLNKATICRTIRSVCLAIKALADVFISFPGHRRLCDIKEEFYRIAVDCTHIRIKAPSGAHEADFVNRKSFHSINVQMVCNADCVISNVVAKWPGSVHDSRIFRASEIYQCLSQGEFSGVLLGDRGYGCQPFLLTPFTDPQEAQQAYNHAHARTRARVEMTFGLLKARFHCLHKLRVSPVRACDITVACAVLHNVACLRKERAPRVPPAMDWDNPAIFPDDDSGRLLRDQYVLNYFS
- the LOC136959844 gene encoding putative nuclease HARBI1 isoform X1, whose product is MATRAAYFSPSEAQILMEAYEEVKDIIKKKGNTATVIKQREKAWQSIADRLNALNMNGPKRTWQQVKIKYKNILQNAVKKNTHRQGTGGGSPKADLTPAEDMALELNKGRPVLEGIPGGKETSIGSSQDATRFIQVSGSTVFLLEPPAQAPDDADPGEGPSAAATAHDGDDDEEETISLDSRRHEDPDAIQWENQPGNISSQAIRKLYGNHLRRQIELADIDIQYKKKKMENLALESEIKKRTIRKLDLEIKKLERELQEDDTADDHLYERYRFSADGIRYLCRLLGPRIKHRTARSHALSVEQMVCVALRFFASGAFLYSVGDAEQLNKATICRTIRSVCLAIKALADVFISFPGHRRLCDIKEEFYRIAGFPNVIGAVDCTHIRIKAPSGAHEADFVNRKSFHSINVQMVCNADCVISNVVAKWPGSVHDSRIFRASEIYQCLSQGEFSGVLLGDRGYGCQPFLLTPFTDPQEAQQAYNHAHARTRARVEMTFGLLKARFHCLHKLRVSPVRACDITVACAVLHNVACLRKERAPRVPPAMDWDNPAIFPDDDSGRLLRDQYVLNYFS
- the LOC136959844 gene encoding uncharacterized protein isoform X3, with product MATRAAYFSPSEAQILMEAYEEVKDIIKKKGNTATVIKQREKAWQSIADRLNALNMNGPKRTWQQVKIKYKNILQNAVKKNTHRQGTGGGSPKADLTPAEDMALELNKGRPVLEGIPGGKETSIGSSQDATRFIQVSGSTVFLLEPPAQAPDDADPGEGPSAAATAHDGDDDEEETISLDSRRHEDPDAIQWENQPGNISSQAIRKLYGNHLRRQIELADIDIQYKKKKMENLALESEIKKRTIRKLDLEIKKLERELQEDDTADDHLYERYRFSADGISGAFLYSVGDAEQLNKATICRTIRSVCLAIKALADVFISFPGHRRLCDIKEEFYRIAGFPNVIGAVDCTHIRIKAPSGAHEADFVNRKSFHSINVQMVCNADCVISNVVAKWPGSVHDSRIFRASEIYQCLSQGEFSGVLLGDRGYGCQPFLLTPFTDPQEAQQAYNHAHARTRARVEMTFGLLKARFHCLHKLRVSPVRACDITVACAVLHNVACLRKERAPRVPPAMDWDNPAIFPDDDSGRLLRDQYVLNYFS